One Triticum dicoccoides isolate Atlit2015 ecotype Zavitan chromosome 5B, WEW_v2.0, whole genome shotgun sequence genomic window carries:
- the LOC119311224 gene encoding proline-rich protein 36-like: protein MAARNSSAFASDAVHQAAMAVPKSPVLDADPLHQAAAPGGIDGVPGALPTEQGSLTALPPLQAAPEMALQQRATYITEPPPPQGTPVMKTAPQQGAYMAAPTPPQGPPVTHLVMQGANTVVPISLREPVITVPPQGRPVMAPLPFPAGPPSFIHDAGYMMGQSLLPAGPQPMTGLQPPPAGYMMGHPLLRASPLPMTALHLPQAVHMMARPPLPAGPPPLKRHRPDYFDMPFGPRMTGCEQEMAGFDESMGLPYGPYINNEMPSIGSYEPYLPSEASNTLHVEGFPPKCTRWELAHIFRPFTGFCAVRLVNTGYNSRHVIAYADFETPAQAFSAMKSLQGYLFDMHDRYSVKLDLQFLPGPSKASRSRSYFSEMR from the exons ATGGCCGCCCGCAACTCATCCGCGTTCGCCTCCGACGCGGTCCACCAGGCTGCCATGGCCGTCCCCAAGTCGCCCGTGCTAGACGCCGACCCGCTCCACCAGGCCGCCGCGCCGGGGGGAATTGACGGCGTTCCTGGAGCGCTCCCGACCGAGCAAGGGTCTTTGACGGCGCTGCCGCCCCTGCAAGCAGCGCCGGAGATGGCCCTGCAGCAGCGCGCCACGTACATAACGGAGCCGCCCCCGCCGCAAGGCACGCCTGTGATGAAGACGGCCCCGCAGCAGGGCGCGTACATGGCGGCGCCGACGCCCCCGCAAGGGCCCCCCGTGACGCATCTGGTGATGCAAGGGGCAAACACGGTGGTGCCGATTTCCCTGCGGGAGCCGGTCATTACCGTGCCCCCGCAAGGCAGACCTGTGATGGCACCTCTGCCTTTCCCTGCCGGTCCTCCATCCTTCATCCATGATGCCGGATACATGATGGGGCAATCACTGTTGCCTGCCGGCCCTCAACCCATGACGGGGCTGCAGCCTCCACCTGCCGGATACATGATGGGGCACCCGCTGTTGCGTGCCAGCCCTTTGCCGATGACGGCGCTGCATCTCCCACAGGCTGTACACATGATGGCACGGCCGCCTTTGCCCGCTGGCCCCCCTCCTCTCAAGCGTCACCGCCCTGACTACTTCG ACATGCCTTTTGGACCGCGGATGACTGGTTGTGAGCAGGAAATGGCTGGATTTGATGAATCAATGGGACTGCCTTATGGGCCTTACATAAACAATGAG ATGCCTTCTATTGGTTCTTATGAACCATATCTTCCTTCAGAAGCATCAAACACCCTACATGTTGAAGGTTTCCCACCCAAATGTACTAGATGGGAACTTGCAC ATATATTTCGCCCTTTTACTGGGTTCTGTGCAGTAAGGCTGGTCAACACAGGATATAATAGTCGACATGTAATAGCTTATGCTGACTTTGAAACTCCTGCCCAAGCCTTCTCTGCCATGAAGTCTCTGCAAG GTTATTTGTTTGACATGCATGACCGGTACTCAGTCAAATTGGACCTCCAGTTCCTTCCTGGTCCGTCCAAG